Proteins found in one Mycoplasmopsis bovigenitalium genomic segment:
- the rsmG gene encoding 16S rRNA (guanine(527)-N(7))-methyltransferase RsmG, translated as MDNNKLFKYANLVFEYNQKKNITGFKTLEEIIEQGINDSVISFDQSQYINIDFGNKYIADIGAGAGFPSLPSLIKNNNFNLTIIEGMQSRCDFLNSVKNELSIDKLRIINSRAEKTKNLSNTFDVVCARAVSSIKNMFMLCHHLLKPGGLFYLLKGRNYQSEIEEFLNIFPEQKENIKVHEYKNVNNEMSYIVLIRKNTKTPSNWPLSWKIIQNF; from the coding sequence ATAACAAACTGTTTAAGTATGCTAATTTAGTTTTTGAATATAATCAAAAAAAGAACATAACAGGTTTTAAAACTCTTGAAGAAATAATTGAACAAGGAATAAATGATTCCGTTATTTCTTTTGACCAATCTCAATATATTAATATTGATTTTGGAAACAAATATATCGCAGATATAGGGGCTGGTGCTGGTTTTCCATCGCTGCCTTCATTAATTAAAAATAATAACTTTAATTTAACAATTATTGAAGGTATGCAAAGTAGGTGCGACTTTTTAAACTCTGTCAAAAATGAATTGAGTATTGACAAATTACGAATTATAAATTCACGAGCTGAGAAAACTAAAAATTTATCAAACACTTTTGACGTAGTATGCGCCAGAGCTGTGTCTTCTATAAAAAATATGTTCATGTTGTGTCATCATTTACTGAAACCAGGGGGATTATTTTATCTTTTAAAAGGTAGAAATTATCAATCAGAAATCGAGGAATTTTTGAATATTTTTCCTGAGCAAAAAGAAAATATTAAAGTTCATGAATATAAAAACGTTAATAATGAAATGTCATACATAGTATTGATAAGAAAAAACACTAAAACTCCTAGTAATTGGCCTCTTTCATGAAAAATAATTCAAAATTTTTAA
- a CDS encoding MG284/MPN403 family protein yields MNNIQNMYFTQHISSAERYNAVKSLAMLDKANKKAQLMLKYSNKIKETNENVPISRFKETLSLMDKTSAMIIEKEFDEYNTDKLWYDKYFSKTTYYKNRKKAIEEFLYFYLN; encoded by the coding sequence ATGAACAATATTCAAAATATGTATTTTACACAGCATATTAGTTCAGCTGAACGGTATAATGCTGTGAAATCACTCGCTATGTTAGACAAAGCAAATAAAAAAGCACAATTAATGCTTAAGTATTCAAATAAAATCAAAGAAACCAACGAAAATGTTCCTATTTCAAGATTTAAAGAAACATTATCTTTAATGGATAAAACCTCAGCAATGATTATTGAGAAAGAATTTGATGAATATAATACAGATAAACTTTGATACGATAAATACTTTTCAAAAACAACATATTATAAAAATAGAAAAAAAGCAATAGAGGAGTTTTTGTATTTTTACCTTAATTAA